cacccacctgttcccaatttgcctgttcacctgtgggatgttccaaataagtgtttgatgatcattcctcaactttatcagtatttattgccacctttcccaacttctttgtcacgtgttgctggcatcaaattctaaagttaatgattatttgcaaaaaaaaaaaaaagtttatcagtttgaacatcaaatatgttgtctttgtagcatattcaactgaatatgagttgaaaaggatttgcaaatcattgtattccgtttatatttatatctaacacaatttcccaactcatatggaaacggggtttgtacaatgtgagcaagattggttgaaaaatatGTCCATCATCGGAGAAAATGTCTTTCCAAGAAGAACGACACTCGAAGTCCGATATAATGTGGCCTTAGGGGTCCATAAAATACTGATTGCGTTATTCTCGGTTTCTCAttctatcccattgggttgagttttttcttgccctgatgtgagatctgagcagaggatgtcgttgtggtttgtgcagccctttgagacacttgtgattaagggctatataaataaactttgattgattgattgatttagtaacatttttattCAGTAACTTCCAGTTTGTTCACGCTGTGCGGTGTGGTTCGGCAGTGCTCCTTCATGCTGCTCCATCGTCCAAGCCAAGTGTATACTTTATAGTTTGTGTGTTGCAAAATATTTTATAGCCTTCTATAGCCTTTCTTCAACATATTTTGTAGTCTTTATCAAATTTACAATCGTTAGAGCAGAGTAACTTCGTAACTTTAATTTTAACATCAACTTGCCAGGGGACTAGAGATGGAAATTAGCCAATGGCTAATATTTACATGTCAAATGTTCATTAATATATGCATTGTCCCTTTTTAGATAAACTACATCTCTCTAAATCTCTAGATACCTTGGACATGCTTGCTAGCGATAGCCATATTGAGCTAATGAGCCCAGTGTGTAGCAGCCTTAAAAGGCTTACAAACTATGCTGAGACGCAAAACAGATTTAGTTGGTTAGCTTgtcctacatttttgtttcatctgaccacagaactttcctccagaaggtcttatctttgttcatgtgatgtcagatgaaacaaaaattgagctgtttggccacaatacccagcaatatgtttggaggaaaaaaggtgaagcctttaatcccaggaacaccaacctactgtcaagcatagtggtggtagtattatgctctgggcctgtttttctgccgaTGAAACTGGtgttttaaatgggacaatgaaaaaggaggattaccttcaggacaacctaaaatcatcagctctgaggttgggtcttgggcgcagttgggtgttcaacaggacaatgaccccaaacacacgtcaaaagtggtaaaggaatggctaaatcaggctagaattaaggttttagaatggccttcccaaagtcctgacttaaatgtatggacaatgctgaaaaaacaagtccatgtcagaaaaccaacacatttagctgaactgcaccaattttgtcaagaggagtggtcaacaattcaaccagaagcttgccagaagcttgtggatgactaccaaaagcgccttattgcagtgaaacttgccaagggacatgtaaccaaatattaacgttgctgtatgtatacttttgacccagcagatttggtcacattttcagtagacccataatacattcataaaagaaccaaacttcatcaatgttttttgtgaccaacaagtacgtgctccaatcactctatcacaaaaaaataagagttgtagaaattattggaaactcaagacagccatgacatcatgttctttacaagggtatgtaaacttttgatcgcgactgtttaCATTAGAGGTGTAAATATTAACCCTCGATACAAACCGATAAccgattgtatatatatatatatatatatatatatatatatatatatatatatatgtatgtatatatgttcatatatgtatgtatatatatgtatatatatatatatatatatatatatatatgaatgtatatatgtttatatatgtgtgtatatattacggGTGTAaaaagttctgttttgaagcgaAGATGGCCGCCTCTCATTGAGATCACAGTCTGTGTAACAAATGTGCGCATCTTCCAGGTTAAGCTTTAACCCAGAAGTGATTCATCATCATTTATATTTTCAAGTGAACGCCACATgagagggaactgcactttttttttaatgttgcctattgtttacaatcataatGAAAAACAtgatgacggatgtattttttaatgcattcgaaATAGTAAACAAATAAAGTATTTGAGCTTCTACGCTGGAGCTGCTTTTTTTTGTTACACGGACGCACTTAATTGTAATTTGCACTTGTGTTACAACACCTCTACTTGATGCACAGCTTTCTTGCtttatttttctgtatttaaTTGTTGCTACCTGAACAAACAAAAGTAAACACCAGGCTTTTGcaaaagtgatttttttacatCTTCTTTTCTTCAAGTTTATGGATTCCAATACCTTGAAGTTGATATTTCTACTATTCGCTCATAATTAATTCAGGCGCCGCCTGTTTTGtatgtgtctatttaaaaaataaccacatgacattgttctgacatgatacattatacatttaattttcttttcaccatgcaaagcttTCCATCTGCATGGAATTGCATCGAATCGTATTTGCACTGTTCGTTGCTGCTTGCTCTTAAATTGGAGCCGATGTTCTGACAAGACGCGCACCCTCCTTTAATTCATGCAACTTCTGCATGCCTTTAACAAGGAACTCAGGCATTTAATTTTGTCTCCCTGAGCATCATTCTTTTTTTGAAATATTCTTTCACGTGAGAGCCATCTTTAGCTACACTGGGACACAGCTGCTGTAAAGAACGGCTGTTCTCGGCATCACAACAGCcgattgtttaccattaaaaaatcAAATATCGGCCCCCGATTTGATCCAATGATCGGGCTCCGTACATCTCTAGTATGATATTTTATGGGCAActcattcatttattttctaccatttgtcttgTTCAGGTTCACGTTATAGCTGAACCCTGACCAAGCTGACTTTAAGTTCAAGGCGGGGTACAGTACACCCTTTACTAGTCACCAGACAATGACAGAGCACAATTCAAAATACAGTATCTCTGTCTAGATTGCTGTATACTTTATGCATTTATCTAGTcgggaatttatttttttcctttcaaTGTTTCCTGTATCTTCTCTCTTGTTTCTAAAAAAAAGTCGCACAATACACCACCAGTCACCATctctgagatttttttttttttcagtttgccTGCTCTCAGCTGCCGGTGAATATTTAATATGTGCTGTTAAATAACACATCGTTGATGAATCACTGCCTTTGTAATACATTTAGCCACAGAGTGCATTTCACAGTTTGTATAGCTAATGTGGTCAAGCTTGTGTTTTCTTCCCAGAGAAATAGTAATGACGTCAGAACAAAAACATTTTCGGAAATTATTAGGACAGAAGACAATGCTTCGGTCCTAATGGCATCTTTGGAAATATTTACCAAAGATAACATGTAGGTAAagaaatgtgtgtttatatatgtgataTGTGCCACTGTGGGTGATTCAACCAATATTATTATTGCATTAGTCATCGCTCAGTATATAAATAGCAAACAGCACATTGATTTGAAACTTACATACagtatagtccaggggtcgggaaccttttaggCTAAGAGAACCATGTAAGccaaatattaaaaaatgtatttccgtgagagccattaaatattttttaacactgaatacaactaaatgtgtgtatttttagtaagaccaacatttttagcgtATAATAAgtgtcttattctttttaataacattgttattctgaagctaaccaataataaatataaaacttcttaccattaatgtggcttcttgaacaggtgcggtagaaaacggatggatggattaaaatgcatgagaacgttttatattttgaacgttatttttaacactgattaccagcagaattattcattacttatcgtgttaagcaatgtcagctaagatttatctgagagccagatgcagtcatcaaaagagctacATCTGGcttgagagccataggttccctacccctggtataGCCTTATAGAAATGCATTCCACAGCTACTTCTTTTGTTCACACTTCATCCATGTGGCACATACCTCAGCGcaaaacttgatgttattttataacAATCTTAAGTCATAtttaggggggaggagtatatttatagctagaattcactgaaattcaagtatttcttatatatatatatatatatatataaaataaatacttgactttcagtgaattctagctatatatatatatatatatatatatatatatatatatatatatatatatatatatatatatatatatatatatatatatatatatatatttattttattatatatatatatatatatatatatatatatatatatatataaaagaaatacttgaatttcaatgttcatttatttacacatatacacacacataaaagtctgatctacaaagtgtgcaggcagcataccccttccccttcgagctgtcctggatgaactgaaattattttttctaatcattttgaaacttgcaagcgtactttttcttactcgtcgtcgccatgtctcttcttagttcttctgcttcgtctctgttatgtttttggacattactacttgccatagttttgaagcaatgcatgatgggaatccggatgttgtgtgtcagtgtatgaacgtgccggctggaataaacacacgctgagaaatagctccgtgcctgcctactttatgggttatagataaacctatggataacagagacatactgtatataatagtctccttttcaggtgagagaggacgctaaaggcagtgcttttaaggcacgcccccaataatgttgtcagggtggaaatagggagaaattcgggagaatggttgccccgggagattttcgggagggccactgaaattcgggagtctcccgggaaaatcgggagggttggcaagtatgcttaagtATGACAGTGTTTTTAGCTGAGAAGGAGTGTGGGTAAATATTATATTTTCTCAGCTTGGATGAATGTATATTTTCCGTATAAGAATATTAAGGAGAGGCAACGAAGTGACAACAGCTGGgagttaaaatgtaaaaacaatttgTGACTCGCTTGAGCTTAGATTTTGTGCCCTTTTATTAGGTGTGGGAAATATGATATATTCGATTAATCACGATTGGGACTTGGACAATTCTGAATCAATGGACGATTGTCCAAATATCAATTATTTAAGTATGTTTGCAATTACATTGTAAAATTAACATTTACATGTGTTTTCCAGTTTCATAAAGTACTATTTAGTTTTGTACACTTGTATTTAAATGGTTTTTCTTTTATAAACGCAAGtcacacaaacaaaaaatacatgtaaagagtttgggggaaaaaaaatccaaacaaaaTTGTAAAgcattgtaaaataaaatatttgcaaaagtaaaaaacaacaaacatgtagtttaaattttttttcagtTTATAACTGCGCAGAACATTCGCCTTGAGTCTTTTTTTGTTTGGTGTGTTGTCAATTTGTTTGTATTTCATTGCCAATACAGTGACTGAACAACTAAAATACAgtcgtacctcaacttacgagtaccCCGACTTACTATTGTTGATATAATATTTCTTATCTAGAAGTTTGTATTGCCTTTTGAGTGTTTAAATCGTACCGTTTTAAGGGGAGCCAAGCATGGATTCAATTGAtttgaattaatttcaatgggtagGGCCGATTTGAGATAGGAATATTTTGACTTACAAGCTTGGTCGTGGAACTGATTTTGAGCTtgaaagttgaggtaccactgaacATTTTTTCCCGTCTTTTAGCAACAAATTGTAATAATCTAGAGTCTAGACTCTAGATTATACACTTGTGCTGTCACTACACGTTCCCTCCAACGGCATCTTGATCTTCCAACAGCTCTTCGACTATGTTGACCACAATTCTCTAGCAAAAGTGAGCAAACACAGTGTTGGGCAGTAGCGCGTAAGAAGAAGCGACGCTACgtagctgtcaggttcaaacactgatgacatctattaaacagacaaaaagcaaggaatcatgcagagacagagttcaatttagctcatgaggagaacgcatggagctgcacacttataCACAGTCTTGCCctgcgctctaaggtacagctcccgcgtccctctatttattcaggagttccccaggagtcccgtatttttcggactataagtcgcagtttttttcatagtttggccgggggtgcgacttatactcaggagcgacttatgtgtgaaattattaacacattaccgtaaaatatcaaataatattatttagctcattcacgtaagagactagacgtataagatttcatgggatttagcgattaggagtgacagattgtttggtaaacgtatagcatgttctatatgttatagttatttgaataactcttaccataatatgttacgttaacataccaggcacgttctcagttggttatttatgcctcatataacatacacttattcagcctgttgttcactattctttatttattttaaattgcctttcaaatgtctattcttagtgttgggttttatcaaataaatttccccaaaaaatgcgacttatactccagtgcgacttatatatgtattttttccttctttattatgcattttcggcaggtgcgacttattcggcaggtgcgacttatacgccggtgcgacttatactctgaaaaatacggtagtcagcgggctaaaacaaagataacatctgcgactgaggccacccctcagacaataaGTTTGTGTCCTTGTACAAATAGAAAaaatacagcttgagcacaatagctaataactatagcaacggactttaagcatactaaagttgtgtgataatatatacatgattattctaacagtagCTTGGCTACATTTGCCACTTTTTGAACCAGTTacgtttcctgtagcttagctatttttagacccgcGCTACGTGGTAGCGTCCTTCAAACGCTACATGCTACAAAGAGAGCAAATGAACTGCATATCCAGGGGAAAAATACGAAGAATATACAATgacttggatgaatgagaacacccATCGATACGGACACAATTTATGATGATATGGTTTACGTACATCACACGTgatgcagtgtttacggaagtaaacatggctgtCCGTCTCGGCACATTTGTTACAAAATCAATTTtaatgtgcaatcaaagtcaacattttctcaaCTGAATTATTGCGCAAGGAAAATTAAGAAGGAAAAGGGCAAGCATTTTGGCCTTTTGCAGTTTGTGGGGCATTTGCTGCCATGTTTGCTCTGACAAGTGTGTTGGCGACAGAGGTGggcagtaacgcgctacatttactccgttacatctacttgagtaacttttgggataaattgtacttctaagagtagttttaatgcaacatacttttacttttacttgagtatatttatagagaagaaacgctacttttactccgctacttgtatctacattcagctcgctactcgctactaatttttatcgatctgttaatgcacgctttgtttgttttggtctgtcatagtgcctgcgtttcaacaaatacagtcactggtgacgttcactccgttccaccaatcagatgcagtcactggtgacgttggaccaatcaaacagagccaggcggtcacatgacctgacttaaacaagttgaaaaacttattcgggtgttaccatttagtggtcaattgtacggaatatatactgtactgtgcaattgtGATGCCCTTGATGAAGTCTGCTTTCTTTTTCCGCGAACCCGCGTCGTCGTCTCCTGGCCGGATGTTGTGGTCTCGCAGCCGGTGGTTCTGAAGAAGGGACTCCATGGTGTACGCCGCGCCACAAATGTCGCAGGCATATATCGGCTCAGAGTTGTCGAGCTCCTCCTCGCCCCCGCTGGCCTCGTGGCTGTTGGCTGCGTCTCCTGCCTGGCCGCCTGCTCCCCCTGCGACGCTGTTCTTCAGCAACATGTTCTGGAGGTCGGCTTGCTCTGCGGCCGCCACCGTTGTTCTCTCTGTGGCGTTTGCACCTGCGCCGCCGCCGCTCCCTCCTCGTTTGGACGACTGCGTCAGGCCATTGGGTGTGCCGTTCTGGCTACTGCTGCTCCCTGTGCCGCCGCCGTTGCCGGTGACGTTGCCCCCGTCGAAGATGCAGTGCTTCTCCCTGAGGTGTCTCTCCAGCTGCGAGATGGCGTGGAAGGTTTTGCCACAGAAGCGACAAGTGAACTTCTTGCTGTGAGTGGTGATGTGACATTGGAGCTCCACCTCCGTCCCAAACGTCTCTCTGCAGAAGATGCACTTCCTGGGCTTGAGACCTGCTCCAAGCCCTCCAGGGAGGCCTGCCCTCTGGCCCAGGTGGTTATGCTTAACATGGAGCTGAAGTTCTGTTTCCTTCCTGAAGTCCCAGGCACAGGCCGTGCAAAGAAACAGCTTCTTCTCATTGctgtgtttcactgctaaatggaCCTGGATGGAGACCTTGGAGTCAAAGACTTCCTGGCAGAGTGTGCAGTGGTAGAGGACAAACGTGTGCATGTCCAGCAGGTGTTTCTGCAGGTCGTCCACCGAGGAGAACTGCTTATCGCAGCTCTCACACACGTACTGAGTGGACGTGGTGGTGTAGTGCACAGTCAAGTGTTGCAGCAATGCCTCCTGGGATTCAAAGTCCTCCTTGTTACACTGCGGGCACGACTGGCGCCTTAGCAGCATCTCCAGGTGTGACTTCAGGTGCGCCTGGAAACCCTCAAAGCTGGAAAACCGCAGATCGCACTGGTTGCAAGGGTAGTCCCCGTTGCTGCCTATGGAGGGGGTGGAGTCGCCTCCCAGTCTGTGGCGTTTCGGGGAGGAGATCTCTACGTCGGAGGAGGCGGGGCTTAGGTCTGCCACCTTCGCTTGTCTTTTGTTGTTCGCCAACGGAATGTTCTTGTGGTTCTCCTTGATGTGCTTGGTGAGCTTGAGGAGTGAGCCGAATATAGGCGAGTTGGTGCAGTACGGACAGGAGTAAACATCCATGAAAGATTGGGATGCGGACTGCAGCACCGGGGACTCCAGTTTGGCCACCGCTCCACCGGATGCAGCCCTGCCCCCCACAGCCGATGTGCAGTGCGTCTGTTGAATATGTTCCGTCAACGAAGACTCCGTCAGAAATCCCATGGAACACTGGTTGCAGAAGAAGGCATGGTTCCCTTCTAATGTGGTGGAGCCCGCCATAATCCCACCAGGCAGACAGTGGGACACTCGGATGTGTTCTTGCAGAGAGTTGATGTCCCCAAACATGTCTGGACAGTAGTTACAGTGGAACGCTGTCACATTAGTGAACTGCAGGAGCGGAAAGGCCACCGCTGCCGGGCTCGCGGCTCCTCCGCTGGCACGGTGAGCTTTGCGCACGTGTTCGTTGAGATTGTAGAGCGTGGGTAGTGTGTCCAGGCAGAGTTGACATGTATGGCTCTGCTGTGGCTTATCAGCATGGATGGTCTTTAAATGGATCTCCAGCACAGCCAAGCTATTGAAATCTCTCTTTGAGCAGTACGGGCAAGAGTATGTCACTTTACCCTAGCTTCCTCCTCCACTGGAATGTGTCTGGTGCAAATCACCTCCACCCGGATGTCCCAAGCTTATCCCGATTTCCTCCCCGCTGTCGTTTCCTCTTCTGCGGCCTCGTTCGCTGCCCTGGCTGGGCTTGAGGGTTGAGTCAGGCGTGGATCCTCTCTCCAGGCTGGCACTGGAGTCTGGAGTAGCCGAACTCATTGAAGCAACGCTCCCCAGTGCAGGGTCAGGGCTGGCAGCACTGTGATTGGAGGAGTCAGGTTGGCGGTGGCTGTCAAGGTGGCAGTAGACATCCTCAACAGAGGGGAATTGTTCTGAACAAACAGGACATTTGTGTTTGCGGTTGGCATGCTGCGTTTCAATATGAGTGACGAGCGAGCCCTCGTCCAGAAAGATCTCAGGACAGTGGATGCACTGCAAGTCGGCGCGGTCGGACAGTTGAGGGTGTCTGGTCAGGACGTGTTTCTCCAGCTCGTCGGTCTGGCTGAAGGTCTCCTCGCAGTAATCGCACATGTACAAGTCCTGTTCCAGGTCAACCTCGCCTCCAGCGCCCTTCTTCCCGCCATCTTTTTCGCTCCTCAGTGCAAGGTGCTCTCGGTTTTTTCGGTGAGCCTGCATGTGGCTCTGCAGCGATGAAGTGGAGGAGAATCCTCGTTTGCACACGCTGCACTTAAACGGTTTGCTGGAGCTGTGTGTCTTGAGATGGATCTTTAGATGATCTGAGCGAGAAAATGCAGCTTCACACTCCTGACAACTGTACTTCTTATCCCCTGTATGGAGTTTGACATGGCGGTCTCTGCTCCTCTTGTGCTTAAAGAGGCGGCTGCAAAAGGTGCACTTGAAAGGCAGCTTGTCGCTGTGTATCTGCTCGTGACGCTTCAGGTAGCTCAGCCGGCTGAAGGACTTGTCGCAGAACTGACACGGGTACGGCAGACCGGCGCCCCCTTCCTCCTCGCCGCCCGTCGCCGTGCCCAGATCGCAGCAGCCGTCGGGCATCTGCGAAGGCGAGGCCACGTCTTTACTGGAGGGCGAGGACGGCACCCAGGACAGCCCCGCCGGATCGTCATCACCGTCTGCTGGACAGTGGTTGGTTCTGTGTTCGGTGAGCTTGGCCAAACAGTCAAAGTCCTGCTGACAGTTGTCGCACGTGAAGATGGAGTCATCATCGAGCTCGTCGTCTTCACGGTCGCCATGCTCCAATTGGTCTCCGTCCTCGGCAGCAGCTCCGTGACCAACTTTAGGCTCGGCCGCTTTGCCCGATGCCGGGACTTCTGTCTGGACAGTTGATTCATCCCAGGTCTGGCCACACTCTGAAGCTTCCCCTTCTTCTACCGCTTTAACGGAGCGAGGTTTGGCTTGTTTCCGCCTGGACATCTCTGCCGTTGCTGTATTTTATTCGAGTGTTTTtgttccgctccgtgttttcagCCGAGCATGCAGGCGGACACAGGCGGGCACAGGCGGGTTAatgccctcctcctcctccacttgTCCGCCGCTTCTTCGCCTCTTCTCGCCTGTTGCAATGCGGCACCTCCACGCACTGGAGtcgggggtaaaaaaaaaagatggcacctTACGGCTATGCATAGACTATAGGCTTCTGAATAATATAACTGTACCTGACAGACACCCCTTGCCCAGGATCCAGGACCTCACTGACTCCCTGGGAGGTTAATTTGAGGATTTCTGTCATGTGGATGACACACATGAGAGGCTCAGATTCCAGTTTTGTGGCGTCACAACCTAACCTTCCA
This is a stretch of genomic DNA from Nerophis lumbriciformis linkage group LG06, RoL_Nlum_v2.1, whole genome shotgun sequence. It encodes these proteins:
- the LOC133608939 gene encoding zinc finger protein 423-like; the protein is MSRRKQAKPRSVKAVEEGEASECGQTWDESTVQTEVPASGKAAEPKVGHGAAAEDGDQLEHGDREDDELDDDSIFTCDNCQQDFDCLAKLTEHRTNHCPADGDDDPAGLSWVPSSPSSKDVASPSQMPDGCCDLGTATGGEEEGGAGLPYPCQFCDKSFSRLSYLKRHEQIHSDKLPFKCTFCSRLFKHKRSRDRHVKLHTGDKKYSCQECEAAFSRSDHLKIHLKTHSSSKPFKCSVCKRGFSSTSSLQSHMQAHRKNREHLALRSEKDGGKKGAGGEVDLEQDLYMCDYCEETFSQTDELEKHVLTRHPQLSDRADLQCIHCPEIFLDEGSLVTHIETQHANRKHKCPVCSEQFPSVEDVYCHLDSHRQPDSSNHSAASPDPALGSVASMSSATPDSSASLERGSTPDSTLKPSQGSERGRRRGNDSGEEIGISLGHPGGGDLHQTHSSGGGS